ttgatttttgttttgttagtGAATTTCTGATCTGATTTGATCTGATCTGATCTGTTCTGATCTTCAGGTTGAGCCGAAGAGAAGGCCATTGCCTAATTACCTTGAGAAAGTTCAGAAAGATATTAGTGCAAACATGAGAGGAGTATTGGTAGATTGGTTGGTGGAAGTTGCAGAGGAGTACAAGCTTGGTTCAGAGACTCTGTATCTATCGATTTCTTATATTGATCGATACTTGTCCTTGAACACCATTGCCAGAAAGAGACTTCAGTTATTGGGTGTTTCTTCTTTGCTCATTGCCTCGTAAGAATCTAAGCCTTTTGATCTAATGTTCATGAAGATGATTTATTCATTAATTCATATCAGattttgattttcttatttTGGTTTCACTTTTTCAGAAAGTATGAAGAGATCAATCCTCCAAATGTGGAAGATTTTTGTTATATCACAGATAACACATACACAAAAGATGAGGTATTTAAGCTTTACCATTCCATATCAGAAGTGGGTTTATTCAATAGCTTTTTTACTCATTCTCTTGTATTAACTTTGTTTGTAATCTTTAAAGGTTGTGAAGATGGAGGCTGATATACTTAAGACACTGAAGTTTGAAATGGGAAATCCTACAATTCTAGCATTTTTAAGGTAAGGATTCTGTTAATACTGATTTACCCAATTAATGATTTTTCATAAGCATTACCATTATACTCATTATTTGCCTCTTTTGTTATGCAGAAGACTCACTATTATAGCTCAAGAAAGATGCAAACTAGTTACAAATAAGACCAAAACACAAGCTCTCAATTTGCAACTTGAATTCTTGGGGTGTTATCTTGCAGAGTTGAGTCTCTTAGATTACAGCTGCCTTAAATTCTTGCCTTCAATGGTGGCTGCATCTGTTGTTTTTCTGGCAAATTTCATTCTCCTTCCAGATAGTAATCCTTGGGTAAGAATTTGATACCAAAATGTGTAACAGATCTGGTTTATTGTTCATCCATATCATTACAATTATATGATTAGTAGTCACTAAACTGTTTTGTGCATTTTCAGTGTGCAGAACTGCAGAAGTGTTCTGGATATAAATCAGTTGATTTGAAGGAATGTGTACTTACAATCCATGATCTTTACTTTGGTCGAAGAGGAGGAACTCTTGTTTCAATTAGAGATAAATACAAGCAGAATAAGGTAaccttatttttcattttgATCAGTCACATTTTCATGTCTTGTTGATTTGATTTTGTTTGATGTGTAAAGTGACCAATTTGCTTACCCTATTTTATGTTTGGTTTGAATACACAGTTCAAATGCGTGGCTAGTTTGTCTTCTCCACCAGAGATACCAGTTTCTTACTTTGAAGATTTATGTTAAGTAATTACCACTGATTTTGAGATCTACTAATCTCTTCATAATGTAACCAATTGAAGAGAGCTGTTATACATTATACAACCTTGTATTCAATTGAATGAGTTTCAATCTCAATAGAGCAATAACAATTTTGTCGTATAAGTTCAATTAGCATACCATTGTAAAGGAAAAAATAAGCTCAAACAATGAACTTCAAGAACACCAAGagcaataattaaaatagagaaaagaaagaataacACTGAATGCTTCAATCTTCTTCAAAATTGAAGTATCCCCAAAAAATTGCATAATTCGAAGTACTCAATTCTCAACTTATCCATTTTTATAGAACTCTTCAAGTGTAATATAAAAAAGCATTGGCATTAAGCATTAGTAGTGTGTATCAACAATATTAGATGATGTTTTAAGATTGGGGCCTTTAAGCATTTCTCATAATGAAATAATCTATAAAATGTAGAAGCTAGT
This Cannabis sativa cultivar Pink pepper isolate KNU-18-1 chromosome 6, ASM2916894v1, whole genome shotgun sequence DNA region includes the following protein-coding sequences:
- the LOC115695755 gene encoding G2/mitotic-specific cyclin C13-1, which encodes MSQCVRITRLSKKRSAAEADSFSDDEDSSFISNRRVVLGELRNSAAVENPKRRVKTKKVKKVVHEDEDSHMCGPYVSGIYEYLHQMEVEPKRRPLPNYLEKVQKDISANMRGVLVDWLVEVAEEYKLGSETLYLSISYIDRYLSLNTIARKRLQLLGVSSLLIASKYEEINPPNVEDFCYITDNTYTKDEVVKMEADILKTLKFEMGNPTILAFLRRLTIIAQERCKLVTNKTKTQALNLQLEFLGCYLAELSLLDYSCLKFLPSMVAASVVFLANFILLPDSNPWCAELQKCSGYKSVDLKECVLTIHDLYFGRRGGTLVSIRDKYKQNKFKCVASLSSPPEIPVSYFEDLC